A region from the Gemmatimonadaceae bacterium genome encodes:
- a CDS encoding DNA cytosine methyltransferase, whose translation MAAPTKTSMKPLKAISLYTGAGGLDLGFEAAGFETRVAVELEPDAIATLRKNRPSWEVIDKDVQSEAASSKAILRAARLKAGEADVLIGGPPCQPFSKSGYWAHGDAKRLADPRSATLSAYLRVLRDAQPRAFLLENVPGLAFSQKDEGLTFLKRSIEAINRDTRANYSFEVALLRAVEYGVPQDRHRVFIVGSRTGELFRFPAPTHAPPSSDVGAPDDKQSSLELFPSASDTSPRQPHLSAWDAIGDLEEDNDPALAVTGKWADLLPTIPEGNNYLFHTSRGGGVPLFGWRRRYWSFLLKLAKPLPSWTIAAQPGPAVGPFHWKNRRLSVKEMMRLQTFPENYEIVGSFRSAQRQLGNAVPSALAGALALEIRHQLLGEPFKGVSASLLPKRRADTPPVEPIAKVPRKYLKLVGDYEAHPGTGLGYGALRRVSAGSIAPRR comes from the coding sequence ATGGCAGCGCCCACGAAAACGTCGATGAAACCGCTTAAGGCTATCAGCTTATACACTGGGGCTGGGGGGCTTGACCTGGGCTTCGAGGCGGCGGGGTTCGAAACCCGAGTCGCCGTTGAACTCGAACCCGACGCGATCGCCACTCTCCGCAAGAATCGGCCGTCCTGGGAAGTTATAGACAAAGATGTTCAGTCCGAAGCCGCGTCATCGAAGGCAATACTTCGTGCCGCTCGGCTCAAAGCAGGCGAGGCAGATGTCTTGATTGGCGGACCACCCTGTCAACCTTTCAGTAAATCGGGTTATTGGGCGCACGGCGATGCCAAGCGCTTGGCCGATCCAAGATCGGCGACCCTCAGTGCATACCTGCGCGTCCTGCGCGATGCCCAGCCGCGCGCGTTCCTTCTAGAAAACGTTCCTGGCCTGGCCTTCAGTCAGAAGGATGAGGGTCTCACGTTCCTCAAGCGATCGATTGAGGCTATCAATCGCGACACCCGCGCCAACTATTCGTTCGAGGTAGCGCTTCTTAGAGCGGTAGAGTACGGCGTGCCGCAGGATCGTCACCGCGTCTTTATTGTCGGCTCGCGAACCGGTGAACTGTTTCGATTTCCAGCCCCGACGCACGCCCCACCGTCCTCGGACGTGGGTGCACCTGACGATAAGCAAAGCAGTCTTGAACTATTTCCGAGCGCCAGCGATACAAGCCCTCGTCAACCACACTTGTCCGCTTGGGACGCGATTGGAGATCTCGAAGAAGACAATGATCCGGCCCTGGCGGTGACGGGAAAGTGGGCTGATCTGCTTCCAACGATTCCCGAGGGAAACAACTACCTGTTTCACACGAGCCGTGGAGGTGGCGTCCCGCTTTTTGGTTGGCGACGTCGCTATTGGAGCTTTCTCCTTAAGCTTGCCAAGCCGCTCCCGTCTTGGACCATTGCGGCGCAGCCAGGACCGGCCGTCGGTCCGTTCCATTGGAAGAACCGTCGTCTCTCCGTCAAAGAGATGATGCGGTTGCAAACGTTCCCGGAAAACTACGAGATAGTTGGCTCGTTTCGTTCGGCACAGCGGCAGTTGGGCAACGCCGTTCCCTCAGCGCTCGCGGGAGCCTTGGCGCTTGAGATTCGGCACCAACTTCTCGGAGAACCGTTCAAGGGAGTATCCGCGTCATTACTGCCGAAACGTCGAGCCGACACGCCTCCGGTCGAGCCTATCGCCAAAGTTCCCCGGAAATACCTGAAGCTCGTTGGGGATTACGAGGCTCACCCTGGCACGGGTTTGGGCTACGGGGCGCTTCGTCGCGTTAGCGCAGGCAGTATCGCACCGCGCCGATAG
- a CDS encoding reverse transcriptase domain-containing protein yields the protein MSQVTSTPTFDAAFSREALGEVWNRLKEAKTDLLDDRIKIPAGWDGLTVARFERQLPQHLAAIERRVRSGRYQFRPFLFHFVSKVDGGERKIAYSGIRDRIVQAALHDVLAPVINARLTDSAFAYRTGVSTYDAIRRIYSAATSGQPFFVKSDFVKFFDRLDHARLKTLVDGLDVDARAQRLAWRFVRAGDIARAVNRASITFPAGRRIGVPQGGVISGLLANLYLCAFDEAVQGVSGTTLVRYADDFVVLCRDESTCQVAFDAVATAAREVLLELHEGEKTVRCGHINDGITFVGFRLRGTKVAVKPTNVAKFKRRIQAVLALHETRLRDGEYASPRECVRQALRHVNLKIMGVEVDGGRRSWIACFRIINDVDQVRQLDRWVWRKLSLMTRRLGLPHRTRSEIFGLGYRGLLREYWRTRRQMRSLTLPFQGMIRTSVERTGVVVAGPGAYSVLKSVADAPADEMVT from the coding sequence ATGTCGCAGGTTACCTCAACTCCCACGTTCGATGCCGCCTTCTCCCGCGAGGCGCTCGGTGAGGTGTGGAATCGGCTGAAGGAAGCGAAGACTGATCTCCTCGACGACCGGATCAAGATTCCGGCCGGATGGGATGGCTTGACCGTTGCGCGATTTGAGCGTCAACTCCCCCAGCACCTCGCAGCGATCGAGCGGCGTGTTCGATCCGGACGATATCAATTCCGGCCGTTCCTCTTCCACTTCGTTTCCAAGGTGGACGGTGGAGAACGCAAGATCGCGTATTCGGGAATCCGAGACCGGATTGTTCAGGCGGCCCTTCACGACGTTCTGGCGCCCGTCATCAACGCTCGCTTAACCGACAGCGCCTTCGCGTATCGTACCGGGGTGAGCACCTACGACGCAATTCGTCGGATCTACTCTGCGGCGACTTCCGGCCAGCCCTTTTTCGTCAAATCGGATTTCGTCAAGTTTTTCGATCGACTGGACCACGCGCGTCTCAAAACTCTTGTGGATGGCCTCGATGTCGATGCTCGCGCACAGCGGCTTGCGTGGCGTTTCGTGCGGGCAGGGGACATTGCCCGCGCTGTCAATCGGGCGTCGATAACCTTTCCTGCTGGCCGGAGGATCGGCGTGCCGCAGGGCGGGGTGATCTCGGGTCTGCTCGCGAATCTCTATCTGTGTGCCTTCGACGAGGCAGTTCAAGGTGTGTCGGGGACCACACTCGTCCGATACGCGGACGACTTCGTCGTACTCTGTAGAGACGAAAGCACGTGCCAAGTCGCGTTTGACGCCGTGGCGACGGCTGCTCGCGAAGTCCTTCTCGAGCTGCATGAAGGCGAGAAGACCGTCCGGTGCGGCCACATCAACGACGGAATCACATTTGTCGGCTTCCGTCTTCGTGGAACAAAGGTCGCCGTCAAGCCAACGAACGTCGCGAAGTTCAAGCGCCGCATTCAGGCTGTGCTAGCGCTGCACGAAACTCGGCTACGCGACGGTGAGTATGCGAGTCCACGGGAATGCGTTCGGCAAGCGCTCCGACACGTCAACCTGAAGATCATGGGAGTGGAGGTCGATGGCGGGCGCCGAAGTTGGATTGCCTGCTTCCGCATCATCAACGACGTAGATCAGGTTCGGCAGCTTGATCGGTGGGTGTGGAGAAAATTGTCGCTAATGACACGCCGCCTGGGTCTGCCGCATCGAACACGATCGGAAATCTTCGGACTCGGCTACAGAGGGTTACTGCGTGAGTACTGGCGCACTCGACGCCAAATGAGATCGCTAACGCTTCCCTTCCAGGGAATGATACGGACATCCGTCGAGCGGACTGGCGTAGTCGTCGCGGGGCCGGGCGCGTATTCGGTCTTGAAGTCCGTGGCCGACGCGCCCGCTGACGAGATGGTCACCTAA
- a CDS encoding dsDNA nuclease domain-containing protein yields the protein MTSGVVPEPSNHPSIHVLRPREQGGPTARRGFTYQDHVAVAFYLEMLADDRLAFVWCEAQDDITLIWHQSGSDSVEFVQVKNEQLEQLWTVALVCRRERHGDTGNGDDSRRDEGESAQPSADAEAIATAAAHELVPESLLEKSLAHERCAEPCTFRVVTSTPLHPDLVVLTYHLRHDHRVDGHSAIEDVVTTVATSAERGGRRFLSSKGNDVRSWVRRVVWDVRESQTAVVNSNYRALDKFVENEGGFLMIDQRDDLYLKLLAQAKEAADAPWDPDPLRKKLARAALLDFMRAEIRKAEHPSQAAGAERLREKMEAAALPDAQIESAWELRRAYRKAMLDSKFLTLDERELVEAEVQARLHELLASLHANRFDDTSAAFHDRCIQALRELRDGLPVQPQMSILLGMMYDITARCRHQFTRLTSNDRPSSGHPAEAGGPGAAA from the coding sequence ATGACTTCCGGCGTTGTCCCTGAGCCGTCCAACCATCCATCAATCCACGTTCTCAGGCCGCGCGAGCAAGGTGGCCCGACAGCGCGGCGTGGCTTTACCTATCAAGACCACGTCGCTGTCGCGTTCTACCTCGAAATGCTCGCCGATGACCGCCTGGCGTTCGTTTGGTGCGAAGCCCAAGACGACATCACCCTCATCTGGCACCAAAGCGGCAGCGACAGCGTCGAATTCGTTCAGGTCAAGAACGAGCAGTTGGAGCAACTCTGGACGGTGGCTCTCGTCTGTCGCCGCGAACGTCATGGCGATACGGGAAATGGTGACGACAGTCGCAGGGACGAAGGCGAAAGCGCACAGCCTTCGGCCGACGCGGAGGCTATCGCCACCGCCGCGGCGCATGAGCTGGTCCCGGAATCCTTGCTTGAAAAGTCGCTAGCCCACGAGAGGTGCGCCGAGCCGTGCACCTTTCGCGTCGTCACATCCACGCCACTGCATCCCGACCTCGTTGTTCTCACATACCACCTACGCCATGACCACCGTGTAGACGGGCACTCGGCAATCGAGGATGTCGTCACGACCGTCGCAACATCCGCTGAAAGGGGCGGTCGACGATTCTTGTCCAGCAAGGGTAACGATGTTCGCTCATGGGTACGGCGCGTGGTTTGGGACGTGCGGGAATCACAAACCGCGGTCGTGAATTCGAACTATCGGGCGCTCGACAAGTTCGTTGAGAATGAAGGCGGGTTCTTAATGATCGACCAACGCGACGACCTTTACCTCAAGCTGCTGGCACAGGCGAAGGAGGCCGCCGACGCACCATGGGACCCCGACCCGCTGCGCAAGAAGTTGGCGCGCGCCGCTCTGCTCGATTTCATGCGAGCCGAAATCCGAAAAGCCGAGCATCCGTCCCAAGCGGCGGGTGCTGAACGTCTCCGCGAGAAAATGGAAGCGGCTGCCCTGCCGGATGCTCAGATCGAAAGCGCGTGGGAACTTCGACGTGCGTACCGGAAGGCGATGCTTGACTCGAAGTTCCTCACCCTCGATGAACGGGAACTCGTCGAGGCCGAGGTACAAGCTCGCCTCCACGAGCTGCTTGCATCGCTTCATGCGAACCGCTTCGATGACACGTCAGCGGCCTTCCATGACCGGTGCATTCAAGCACTGCGAGAACTTCGTGATGGGCTGCCGGTACAGCCACAAATGTCGATTCTGTTGGGTATGATGTACGACATCACGGCTCGATGCCGACATCAGTTCACGCGATTGACGAGCAATGATCGCCCCTCCTCCGGGCATCCAGCGGAGGCCGGTGGGCCGGGAGCGGCTGCGTGA
- a CDS encoding PadR family transcriptional regulator, giving the protein MATIPENVPLLKGTLDLLILKTLSWGPLHGYAIATWLDERSGGTVGVDDSALYQSLQRMETRGWLSAEWGETDTGRRARFYKLTTAGRQRLRSDAQVFERYASSVLSILALRSRTSRTHA; this is encoded by the coding sequence GTGGCCACGATACCGGAGAACGTACCGCTCCTCAAGGGCACGCTCGATTTGCTCATCCTCAAGACGCTGAGCTGGGGCCCGCTCCACGGCTACGCGATCGCCACGTGGCTGGACGAGCGATCCGGCGGCACCGTCGGCGTCGACGATAGCGCGCTCTATCAATCGCTGCAGCGCATGGAGACGCGCGGCTGGCTCTCGGCGGAATGGGGCGAGACCGATACTGGCCGCCGCGCGCGATTCTACAAACTCACCACGGCGGGGCGGCAGCGGCTGCGTTCGGACGCGCAGGTGTTCGAGCGATACGCATCGTCCGTGCTGTCGATCCTCGCGCTTCGCAGCCGCACGAGCCGAACGCACGCGTGA
- a CDS encoding ADOP family duplicated permease, translated as MTHRYRRIFDLGLGGGQRARAEMDLEIEAHLAMRTADLVGAGWPPDAARAEALRRFGDFDQARRTLHAGAQQRERAMRHRDWWGTLRTDLRLAARHARRSPGYTTLVVAMFAIGVGATTGMFTLVDAVALRPLPFPSPDQLIRIDGRDSLRHAAGVVSSADWLDWKKASALQVSAIYSFSARETLVTDDSAFRVTAERVSSDFFSVLRPRFLVGRGFADADIANGSPEVVISEGLWHDLFNSDPALTKPLRTPRATYRVVGVVPAEQEFPAFTDAWFAVPITAQTDPARVNVNWQLIARRQPNATDSLVARQIEATMRGIRAIDPSASYDFGANIQPLAQYVNGDTPKQLELLLGVVAFVLLIVCANVAAFGLARSSARHREMAVRSALGAGRGRLMQQLLVEQLSIAVVGGVIGLFVAWLTVRGVLGVWSGAVTHVGDVRLGVTVFVFALVVAAAAGILAGLLPALRVSAPALSSTIGSGGRAFATGGRRLSGATLVAFEVALAVALLTGSGLLIRSFRAVLARSLGFDTSVATVEAALGGPAYAQDTVRRYAYWDALVRSYRAIPGVQAVGLAQWIPLGLTGIGFIDVADHPVADAGAVYRSVNEDFFRALQIPLVAGRTFSADDAIGGERVALVNNTMAQKYWPGQNPIGRLVRARSMEKGKGPGGEAPWLRIIGVVGDVRTYGHEADVRAEMYVFFRQTPWLSSSLTALVRASQPPSRIELELRRRALAVDRHVAVDVGTLEQRAHGTLASRELSLSLLVAFAAVALLLAVLGIYGVLSYSVTQRTRELAIRAALGASRADLVRLVFGDGMRIVVLGLICGVGAAIALTRFLTSMLVDVTPLDAVSFSGAVAVLTITAGLGILLPARRAAGLDPRDAMQTE; from the coding sequence ATGACACACCGATATCGTCGGATCTTCGATCTCGGCCTCGGTGGAGGGCAGCGCGCTCGCGCCGAGATGGACCTCGAGATCGAGGCGCATCTCGCGATGCGCACGGCGGATCTCGTGGGAGCGGGATGGCCGCCCGACGCGGCGCGTGCCGAGGCACTGCGCCGGTTCGGCGACTTCGACCAGGCGCGGCGAACGCTGCACGCCGGCGCGCAACAACGGGAGCGAGCGATGCGACACCGCGATTGGTGGGGAACGCTGCGAACGGACCTCCGGCTCGCGGCCCGGCATGCGCGGCGCTCGCCGGGCTACACGACGCTCGTCGTCGCGATGTTCGCGATCGGCGTCGGCGCGACGACGGGCATGTTCACGCTCGTCGATGCCGTCGCGCTTCGGCCGTTGCCATTTCCATCACCCGACCAGTTGATTCGCATCGACGGGCGCGACTCGTTGCGCCATGCGGCAGGGGTCGTGTCGTCGGCGGATTGGCTCGATTGGAAGAAAGCGAGCGCGTTGCAGGTGAGCGCGATCTATTCCTTCAGCGCGAGAGAGACGCTCGTCACCGACGACAGCGCGTTTCGCGTCACGGCCGAACGCGTGTCGAGCGACTTCTTCTCCGTGCTGCGCCCGCGCTTTCTCGTCGGCCGCGGATTCGCCGACGCGGACATCGCGAACGGCTCGCCCGAAGTCGTGATCAGCGAGGGATTGTGGCACGACCTGTTCAACAGCGACCCGGCGCTCACGAAACCGCTTCGTACGCCTCGCGCGACCTACCGCGTCGTCGGTGTCGTGCCCGCCGAGCAGGAGTTTCCGGCGTTTACCGATGCGTGGTTCGCGGTGCCGATCACCGCGCAGACCGATCCGGCTCGCGTCAACGTCAACTGGCAGTTGATCGCCAGGCGTCAACCGAATGCGACAGACTCGCTCGTCGCGCGGCAGATCGAGGCGACGATGCGCGGCATTCGCGCCATCGACCCGAGCGCGTCGTACGATTTTGGCGCAAACATCCAGCCGCTCGCGCAGTACGTGAACGGGGATACTCCAAAGCAGCTCGAGCTGCTGCTGGGCGTCGTCGCATTCGTGCTGCTCATCGTCTGCGCGAACGTCGCGGCGTTCGGACTGGCGCGATCGTCCGCCCGCCATCGGGAGATGGCGGTTCGATCGGCACTCGGCGCGGGACGCGGCCGGCTCATGCAACAGCTGCTCGTCGAGCAGTTGTCGATCGCGGTCGTCGGCGGTGTGATCGGTCTCTTCGTGGCATGGCTGACCGTTCGCGGCGTGCTTGGCGTGTGGAGCGGAGCGGTGACGCACGTGGGCGATGTGCGCTTGGGCGTGACGGTGTTCGTGTTCGCGCTCGTCGTCGCCGCCGCGGCCGGGATACTCGCCGGTCTCTTGCCGGCGCTGCGCGTCAGCGCGCCGGCGTTGAGCTCCACTATCGGCAGCGGCGGCCGTGCGTTCGCGACCGGTGGACGGCGGCTGTCTGGTGCAACGCTCGTCGCGTTCGAGGTCGCGCTCGCCGTCGCGCTGCTCACCGGCTCCGGTCTCCTCATTCGAAGCTTTCGCGCGGTGTTGGCGCGCAGTCTCGGATTCGACACGAGCGTCGCGACCGTCGAAGCCGCGTTGGGCGGTCCCGCGTACGCGCAGGATACCGTCCGTCGGTACGCGTACTGGGACGCGCTCGTTCGCTCGTATCGCGCCATTCCCGGCGTCCAAGCGGTGGGCTTGGCACAGTGGATTCCACTCGGCCTGACGGGTATCGGATTCATCGACGTGGCCGATCACCCGGTGGCCGACGCTGGCGCGGTCTATCGCTCGGTCAACGAGGATTTCTTTCGCGCGCTGCAAATTCCGTTGGTCGCGGGCCGCACGTTCAGCGCGGATGACGCGATTGGCGGCGAACGCGTCGCGCTCGTCAACAACACGATGGCGCAAAAATACTGGCCGGGTCAGAATCCCATCGGCCGCTTGGTGCGCGCGCGAAGCATGGAGAAGGGAAAAGGTCCCGGCGGCGAGGCGCCGTGGCTGCGCATCATCGGCGTCGTCGGCGACGTCCGGACCTACGGCCACGAGGCAGACGTACGTGCCGAGATGTACGTGTTCTTTCGCCAGACGCCGTGGCTGTCATCATCGCTCACCGCACTCGTGCGCGCGTCGCAGCCGCCGTCGCGCATCGAGCTCGAGCTGCGACGGCGAGCGCTCGCGGTCGATCGACACGTGGCGGTCGATGTCGGCACGCTCGAACAACGCGCGCACGGCACGCTGGCGTCGCGCGAGCTTTCGTTGTCGCTGCTAGTCGCGTTCGCGGCGGTCGCGCTCCTGCTTGCGGTGCTCGGGATTTACGGCGTGCTGTCGTACTCGGTCACGCAACGGACGCGCGAGCTGGCGATTCGCGCGGCGCTCGGCGCGTCGCGCGCCGACCTCGTGCGCCTCGTGTTCGGCGACGGCATGCGAATCGTGGTCCTCGGCCTCATATGCGGTGTCGGCGCGGCCATCGCGCTCACGCGTTTCCTCACGTCCATGCTCGTTGACGTGACGCCGCTCGACGCAGTGTCGTTTAGCGGAGCGGTCGCGGTCCTCACGATCACCGCCGGGCTAGGGATTCTTCTTCCAGCTCGCCGGGCCGCCGGGCTCGATCCGAGGGATGCGATGCAGACTGAGTAA
- a CDS encoding alpha/beta fold hydrolase has protein sequence MNKLGAVCTIACGFVMLDSSAVVHRGADSTDGFFVLADHARLYYRTLGSGRDTVLVLHGGPGADMHGLYENFAPLAVGRTLIFYDQRGGGQSTPAPSDSMLSADQHVADLEAIRRALRIDRLTIIGHSWGGALAGLYAMRYPNHVKRLVIANSLWPRRQPFDSMYHRRFVSRLSAQDRAEYGEAQRSLETASDPVAVCRRFLHIYFRATSAHADAGDQLAGDPCDEAPDVTRTMLRRAAITIASLGDYDWRSRLATVDAPTLVIHGSADALPEAASKEWATSVADGRLLTIQDAGHIPYAEHPNEFFRAVDSFLRGEWPVRSRHLGTGTASQSAPSVPPREYRIDAGHSTVEFAIPFAYTRVRGRFDDVRGSVVLLDSPDTDIRTAGIAAVIQTASVNTGSSHRDDHLRTSDFFDVQRFPTMRFLSDSAKRTVGGFDVFGQLAMHGHSRSVQLHCRSVVDPTADPHGGIVRVISGMTTVARRDFGILGSDAHNPWFDRLRSATMGDSVAIALEIHLWAPNERSRSAGTRAIVARIDSIGIDSAVASLRAAYARDSVRVAAGEPALRDVGLALLDDGRTRDGFLWLHALARLLPRSSDAMVSVGWANERMNDGTRADIWYRQAVAADSLNTRALAHLIFLKRSAASGR, from the coding sequence GTGAACAAGCTTGGTGCAGTCTGTACGATCGCGTGTGGTTTCGTGATGCTCGATTCAAGCGCAGTCGTGCATCGCGGCGCTGACAGCACGGACGGTTTCTTCGTGCTCGCGGACCACGCTCGTCTGTATTATCGAACGCTCGGCTCGGGCCGCGACACGGTTCTCGTGCTGCACGGAGGCCCTGGGGCCGACATGCACGGCCTGTATGAGAACTTCGCACCCCTCGCCGTCGGCCGAACACTGATCTTTTACGATCAGCGGGGAGGCGGTCAATCGACGCCGGCTCCGAGCGATTCAATGCTGAGCGCGGATCAACACGTCGCCGATCTCGAAGCGATCCGCCGGGCGTTGCGCATTGACCGGTTGACCATCATCGGTCATTCGTGGGGCGGCGCACTCGCCGGTCTGTACGCCATGCGCTATCCCAACCACGTCAAGCGCCTCGTCATCGCGAACAGTCTCTGGCCGCGCCGGCAACCGTTCGACAGCATGTATCATCGGCGCTTCGTGTCGCGGCTTTCCGCGCAAGATCGAGCGGAATATGGCGAGGCCCAGCGTTCGCTCGAGACCGCGTCAGATCCCGTCGCCGTGTGCCGGAGATTTCTCCATATCTATTTTCGAGCGACGAGCGCACATGCCGACGCGGGCGACCAGCTCGCCGGGGATCCGTGTGACGAAGCGCCCGACGTCACGCGAACCATGCTGCGCAGGGCTGCGATCACGATCGCATCGCTCGGCGATTACGATTGGCGATCGCGGTTGGCGACAGTTGATGCCCCGACTCTGGTCATCCACGGCAGCGCCGACGCGCTCCCTGAGGCGGCGTCGAAAGAATGGGCCACGAGTGTCGCGGATGGCAGACTGCTCACGATTCAGGATGCCGGACACATTCCATATGCTGAACATCCGAACGAGTTCTTCAGAGCGGTCGATTCATTCTTGCGCGGCGAGTGGCCCGTCCGCTCGCGCCACCTCGGAACCGGCACGGCGTCGCAGAGCGCGCCCAGTGTACCGCCTCGCGAGTATCGGATCGATGCGGGACATTCGACCGTCGAGTTTGCGATACCGTTCGCCTACACGCGTGTCCGCGGCCGCTTCGACGACGTCCGCGGCTCCGTCGTGTTGCTTGACTCACCCGATACCGACATTCGCACCGCCGGGATTGCGGCCGTCATCCAGACGGCAAGCGTGAACACCGGCTCATCGCATCGTGACGACCACCTCCGCACGTCGGACTTCTTCGACGTACAGCGCTTCCCGACGATGAGGTTTCTCTCGGACTCGGCGAAGCGCACCGTCGGCGGATTCGACGTGTTCGGCCAGCTCGCGATGCACGGCCACTCTCGCTCCGTCCAACTCCACTGCCGGTCAGTCGTCGATCCGACGGCGGACCCTCATGGTGGAATCGTCCGTGTGATCTCCGGGATGACGACCGTCGCTCGGCGCGATTTCGGTATTCTTGGAAGCGACGCGCACAACCCCTGGTTCGACCGTCTGCGCAGCGCGACGATGGGGGACAGCGTCGCCATCGCCTTGGAGATTCACCTCTGGGCGCCCAATGAGCGAAGCCGGAGCGCGGGCACCAGAGCGATCGTCGCGCGCATCGACAGCATCGGTATCGACTCGGCGGTGGCGAGCCTTCGCGCCGCGTACGCGCGCGACTCCGTGCGCGTCGCCGCCGGTGAGCCGGCACTGCGGGACGTCGGCCTCGCGCTCTTGGATGATGGACGCACGCGCGATGGATTTCTCTGGTTGCACGCGTTGGCCCGGCTGCTTCCACGATCGTCTGATGCCATGGTCAGCGTTGGGTGGGCAAACGAACGCATGAACGATGGTACGCGCGCTGATATTTGGTATCGGCAAGCCGTCGCGGCGGATTCGCTGAATACGCGCGCGCTGGCCCATCTCATCTTTCTGAAGCGATCGGCGGCCTCCGGCCGATAG
- a CDS encoding DUF11 domain-containing protein: protein MLSFVACAQQDVAAPGVLSAGQRALASGGVAPTGADLQLSGSIPFGSPNVGTTFAYSFQVKNSGPSSAEGTTLVDVLPPGMLFAQAQLNGTVIACPQTDQTVTCDLGTIPSGAQSMLVFLATTPMVPVTDTNTATVTSLVADPKTTNNTVNILTKVQTPNLGGVKPVPVQLTAFSSLPADFTSGGYTIAGGAQGLAFAFVSAATGTFSGLAVAMHGSGIPGRAGFWIYADNPNNPGHPGALISAEAFGTIPALNDGTYTVVSVSPIGAPVLVAGQRYWLFGFGAAGEGAAQWDLTANLFLSSPVAQGSPGGPIFLVPGNGLGRMAAFIVGVTP, encoded by the coding sequence ATGCTGTCGTTCGTTGCGTGTGCGCAGCAGGACGTCGCGGCGCCAGGCGTGCTGTCGGCTGGTCAGCGAGCGTTGGCGTCAGGCGGCGTTGCGCCGACCGGCGCCGACCTTCAACTCTCCGGATCGATTCCGTTTGGTTCGCCCAACGTCGGTACGACGTTCGCGTACAGCTTTCAAGTGAAGAACTCGGGGCCCTCGAGCGCCGAAGGAACAACGCTCGTCGACGTCCTGCCGCCGGGGATGCTCTTTGCCCAGGCGCAACTCAATGGCACCGTCATCGCGTGCCCGCAAACCGATCAGACGGTCACCTGCGACTTGGGAACGATCCCGAGCGGCGCCCAATCGATGCTTGTCTTCTTGGCGACCACCCCCATGGTTCCGGTCACCGACACGAACACGGCGACGGTGACGTCGCTCGTCGCCGATCCAAAGACGACGAACAACACCGTCAACATCTTGACGAAGGTGCAAACGCCAAATTTGGGCGGCGTCAAACCTGTGCCCGTGCAGCTGACCGCCTTCTCGTCGTTGCCGGCGGATTTCACGAGTGGAGGTTACACGATCGCCGGCGGCGCCCAAGGGCTGGCATTCGCGTTCGTCTCTGCGGCGACAGGAACGTTCAGCGGACTCGCCGTCGCGATGCACGGCAGCGGAATACCGGGCCGGGCAGGGTTCTGGATCTACGCCGACAATCCCAACAACCCGGGTCACCCTGGCGCGCTCATCAGCGCTGAGGCGTTCGGAACAATACCCGCACTCAACGACGGTACCTACACCGTTGTCTCCGTGTCCCCGATTGGTGCGCCCGTGCTGGTGGCGGGACAACGGTATTGGCTCTTCGGGTTTGGCGCGGCCGGCGAGGGGGCGGCGCAGTGGGATCTCACCGCGAACCTGTTTCTTTCATCTCCCGTCGCGCAGGGATCACCTGGCGGTCCGATATTCCTCGTGCCGGGCAATGGCCTCGGACGCATGGCGGCGTTCATCGTCGGAGTGACTCCGTAG